From Quercus lobata isolate SW786 chromosome 11, ValleyOak3.0 Primary Assembly, whole genome shotgun sequence:
AATGTCATGGGCTTATTCCTGAGGTCGCGGGTTCTATTCCTAAGCCCCGGCCTCACTCACACGGATCTGTGAATTATGATTTGTGCCACTGTGAAAGTGACGctctaaaatataaaatctcCCCCATTAAAAAGGAGCCTTGCCTAGGGTTTGAAGCCCCttctccccttcttcttcttctgcaaCAAATCACCATGAAAGCAAAGCCtccttcaaaacccaaaacccatcttcatcttcatcaagAAGAACCCCAAAACCCATCAGGGTTCTCATTCGCCATAGCCAGAATAGCAGTCTCGCAGATCTGCCAGTCAGTGGGGTACAAGGCCACCCAGCTCTCCGCACTCAACGCTCTGACCGTGGTGGCCACCAAGTACCTCGAGGCCATAGCCAAGTCGGCCTCTTCCTTGGCCAACACCTCCAACCGCACGCAGTCGAACCTGCTGGACCTCACACTTGCCCTCCACCACCTTGTTACTCTCCACACCTCCACTCTCTTCTCCATCTCTTCCTCCGGAGGAATCATCAGAGAACTCGCTGACTTCGTCTCATTCCATGACGAAATCCCATTTGCCAAGCCAATCCCACGCCCACAGATTACTTCCATTCCTTCccgggcttcttcttcttgttcttgttcttcttctttttcccatgTGCCCAAATGGCTGCCCAAGTTTCCTGATAGTGTTATTAGTTGCTCAGTGAATGAGAGAAAGTGTGGGGAGAGGTTGTGGGAGGATTCGGTTTTGGGTGGTGGAGGGATTGAAACTGAGTGTAGTACTAGTACTAGTGATGTGATTGAGCAGGAGAAGCTAAAGGAGGGAAAGCTTGAATTGGATTTGGAGAGAACAGGGAAAGTCAGGTTTAGAATTACTACAACTAGAGGAagaggaggtggaggtggaggtcgAGGTTTAAGGAGGGTTTGTAGAGAAGAGAAAGGGGTGTGTTGGAATCATCATAATCATCATTACAATAACAAGAATATCACCAATAATAGTactaatgatgatgatgttcttgatgatgatggtgatgatcaAAGTAATGGGATTTTTTATGATGAGGGTCTGAAGAAGAGTGGcttgaagagaaaaagaagatagtAGTTGTTTCATTCATGCTTGTTTATATAAATCAAAGTGTAAATGGTCCTAAATCTCGAACTTGTTCACTGATGATGCTCTACACCGGCTTGGGGACCAGTAGGATACGTTGCTATGACAAGAGCTTGGCGCGCATATTATATTACTTTGTCATGGTTATAACTTTCTTGATAGGCCTTTGTGATGGTTATAACTTATATATAGTCTTTGTTCACATGACATGGAACactaatatatatgtattatagCCTAGTTACCCCATCAAATTTTTGCTTCGAATGGGTGGAATGAGAAATACTTGTCTATGgccagaattttttttgttaaagacttgttatatttttatatatagggAAAAATTAAACTCAGAGAACAATGCAGTTTGTAGTTGAAGCCTCTCTCTCAGTGAGTTAATCAGCATGATATAAGTTTTGTTTATTGCTACTGTTATTCCAAGGCATTTACTCAACTGCTTGAAACACAAATGGCCCTCTCCTAAAACGGAATTCTTCCTCTGCAAGGTAATCCTCACATGAACAATTTTTCGGTCATCACAATATACCGCAAAACCTACTGCAACTGCACTAACTTATTAAGTACTTGTACACTAGAAAAGCCcgaatttcaagtttcaaccagAGAAAGCTATAAGCCAATAACACATCTTAGGGAATTATTGGCGCAAGGCCTTTTAAGTTATTTGGTCACGAAAGTGCAACAACTTTGTGACAGTCTCTGTAATATTGACTACGCCCAAAACATGCTGAGGATTGTAGTTTCTTCCACAGGTTTTAGAATTCAACAATATCGgaacaataaaaactaaaaaggctACCCAAACCTGGCCATTAATGTTCTTTGCCCAAAATAATGCAATACCTGAAGATTTTTAAAGCAGGATTTTTAAATGCAGGAAGTTGCAGGCAACTAAAGGTTGTCCCAACCTGGCTCTTGTTCAAGTTCATAAGCAGGTACATATACCATTTTGCTCACTAAGAAGAATTAAGAAAAGTACATCACTCATGAGCATCAGTCATAAGTAAGCTTCAAGGCAATCAAGCAAACTATATTTATGGAAAAGCATTCTGTTACATAAGAAGAACTTGTAGGGTTCgttcacacacaaaaataaatttacttcGTGCCGAGTATCTGGAAGTTGCTAGATTGAACTACATACCAAGTCAtgacatatacatatataatatttctcTTGATATATAATTGCAAGTTTTGATAAACAAGACAGAAGCCTCTGGCAGAAAGCAGCTTATTATTTTCCACAGTTGAACCCGTGGCAAACAGAGAGGACTATGATGAGGATCAACGCTATCAGAATTCCCAAAACAATCAGCTTGATCTTCATATTCTGCAGCCACATTTTCCTCCGGATTTTTGTACCAGAGGTCCGAAAGTCCTGTGCCTGTAAGTAAATCAGTTTTCCCCATGAAATTGAGATGAGTGAACTCCATTTGTTTCCAAGGAAATAAAATCTCACAATAAAATTCATCAACATTGTTAAATAAAGAGTTTGTATACTTTTTATGTCATTATAATACTAAAATTATGGAATTCATAATATGAGATCATTGAGGCACAAATTTGATGTCCAACCAATATGAGAGACTAATCTACCGGATCGTCTCCCCACtctctagcattttttttataggtaatatatatatatatatataaaacctgCATTTTTACATATCTATCAACATTgcagattttctttttattggtaagttagatgggttttgaacccatgacctcaccccCATTGTATTCTTATGAGGGGAGAAAGTGTCATTTGAGTGAGAGCTCATTGGCCAATCAGTAGTCAGCATTACAGATTTTGCAAACCCAACAGTATCCATAACCCACAGATTTGAACAAAACTCCAATAAGTCTGGAAAGAAACTGATTCATGAATGTTATAGcaaagaaagagcaaatctTAATCAACAGGTTGAAGGTGTTTTAACTTCTACTCCACTTACACATCCAGATAATAAGGTAAGAGAATGTATTATCCAAGTTTCTTTCAAGTTAAAATCTCAGAAGCAAATGTTTGAGAGTGAGCACCACTGACCTGTTGATGAAGGTTCTCAGTCTTATCCACCAGAAGCTCTATCTTTTCACCTCTATCTAAAACCTACATCAGAAGTCAAAATGGAAGTGTGCAATGATTAAGCCAATGGATGTTTTTGAACATTAATCAGAGGGCATCTTAAAGAGGCAAGGCCAGCAAGTTAATTGAATGACTAACACTGAAACCTGGCTCTTCAGTTTATATAATATTGAGTTCAGTATTACACAACTAACAAGGCATTTAGAACAAAAAGTATGATTGTTTAGCTTACATGCACTAACGAAACATATAACATTGAAGTCTAGTGTTTAAGCAGAAAACATTATGTGTATTCGCATCAAAATTAAAGTCAATTTGTGTGAGAATAAGGCAAAAAGTATTCAATACCATTTCAACATCAGCTTGCACAAGtgataaaataaacaaaagaccTATACCCACCCTTCCCCATTTACCATTTGGAgatgaatgagagagagagtttgtgcGTGTTACTATAATGGTAAGGCCAATTAAGTATAGCACACATCTACTATGTTTAGTGTTCCTCATAGCTATATGTAAGAAATCAGGTCAACAAAAATGGACAAAATATAACTCAAGATAGGTGATGGTGGAAGGCAACAGAGGAAGTGGCACTGAGCCAAGTGTAGGTATTGGGGtggagagagacagagagagaattTAAGTATTCTTTTGGAAGTAGATGTCAGCAAAATATTCACAAGTACTCTATTGTATTTAAACATGTAGAGCATATGTACAAGTCATAGTCATACATCCCCAAAATGAAAAACTGCTCTATTgtatttaaacatttaaaaaaaaaaaaaaagtccttaaGATATTCCAAATGGGAGCTTCAGCCCtgttaaataataattttcataacttttttggACCCTTCTTGCTAACCCATAGAGTAGACATGCATGAGTGCTATCAAGCGTACTTTCACACTTTTGTGCTATATTTTATACTTATACCAACATCTTGGACGGTAAAGAATGCATAGTACAAAAGTTAACAATATATTTGGTAGACATAAGGGGAGTTGAATGTAAACTGATAAGGCAGGAGTTATGGAGTGTTCTCTCCATGTATCCTgctcatttgttaaaaaaagtcCATGTGTTTTAGCATGTTATATTTCCCATACATTTCTTATTAAGTGTTTATGCCGATCACATGGTGCCAGTAGTCATGCGAAGTGTTTATGCCATATGCTGACAATAAGTCCGGCATAAACTCTTCATGACTACTGATGCAATATATCCAGCATAAACACATATCAGTGGTCTAAAGGCCTAGACGCTTTTTGTAGCACATATACAAGTCACTAACTCTACAAAGCATGTATAACTAACTCATTCTCTAATttcaagcaaacaaaataaaaaaagatttctttttGGTCTTCTACCAAAAGAAATCACTTTCTTTCACTTCTTCACACCTACCCTCCTTGCACCACACACACCTACCCTTGTAGTGATTTTCACTGTGACATTTTTCACAATCCCTCATTCTGCTCCACACCTCCACCACATAACTCACTGGATTCCAACATCGTCACCCGATCCAACTAGATTCCACCTCAAGTTCACTCAATCCAGCCACTCAACTCCCTTCAACATACACAAATGTGCTAACACACACATGCACCCACATCAGATGGGATTCTAGCCTTGTGCACCTAGATGTGGTTGACACACTAAGATATGCCTCCTCCATGTCAAAACATGCATAAAAAATCAGCCTCCATATGGCTTTGTGCACATGATCTCTGCTATTTGTATGTCTATTGTCGTAACCACTCAACAACTAGTGGAGTCATAAACCATAAATAGGCACAATTAATTAAATGTTTGTA
This genomic window contains:
- the LOC115968801 gene encoding uncharacterized protein LOC115968801, which translates into the protein MKAKPPSKPKTHLHLHQEEPQNPSGFSFAIARIAVSQICQSVGYKATQLSALNALTVVATKYLEAIAKSASSLANTSNRTQSNLLDLTLALHHLVTLHTSTLFSISSSGGIIRELADFVSFHDEIPFAKPIPRPQITSIPSRASSSCSCSSSFSHVPKWLPKFPDSVISCSVNERKCGERLWEDSVLGGGGIETECSTSTSDVIEQEKLKEGKLELDLERTGKVRFRITTTRGRGGGGGGRGLRRVCREEKGVCWNHHNHHYNNKNITNNSTNDDDVLDDDGDDQSNGIFYDEGLKKSGLKRKRR